Below is a genomic region from Bacillus mycoides.
TTCGGTAATCCGATGAGGACCCCTAGTTCAATCAGTGCTCTACCTCCAAGACTCTTACACTTAAGGCTAGCCCTAAAGCTATTTCGGGGAGAACCAGCTATCTCCAGGTTCGATTGGAATTTCTCCGCTACCCACACCTCATCCCCGCACTTTTCAACGTGCGTGGGTTCGGGCCTCCATTCAGTGTTACCTGAACTTCACCCTGGACATGGGTAGATCACCTGGTTTCGGGTCTACGACCACGTACTAAACGCCCTATTCAGACTCGCTTTCGCTGCGGCTCCGCCTCTTCAGCTTAACCTCGCACGGGATCGTAACTCGCCGGTTCATTCTACAAAAGGCACGCCATCACCCATTAACGGGCTCTGACTATTTGTAGGCACACGGTTTCAGGATCTCTTTCACTCCCCTTCCGGGGTGCTTTTCACCTTTCCCTCACGGTACTGGTTCACTATCGATCACTAGGGAGTATTTAGCCTTGGGAGATGGTCCTCCCAGATTCCGACGGAATTTCACGTGTTCCGCCGTACTCAGGATACATTCAAGAGAGAACGAAGTTTCGACTACGGGGTTATTACCCTCTGTGACGGACCTTTCCAGGTCGCTTCGTCTACCTCGTTCCTTTGTAACTCCGTATAGAATGTCCTACAACCCCAAGAGGCAAGCCTCTTGGTTTGGGCTAGATTCCGTTTCGCTCGCCGCTACTCAGGAAATCGCATTTGCTTTCTCTTCCTCCAGGTACTTAGATGTTTCAGTTCCCTGGGTCTGTCTTCCATACCCTATGTATTCAGGTAAGGATACCATACCATTACGTATAGTGGGTTTCCCCATTCGGAAATCTTCGGATCAAAGCTTACTTACAGCTCCCCGAAGCATATCGGCGTTAGTCCCGTCCTTCATCGACTCCTAGTGTCAAGGCATCCACCGTGCGCCCTTTCTAACTTAACCAAACTAAAATTAAAAAAATATGAGCTACACTGTTATCTAGTTTTCAAAGAACATACATTTAAACTTGAGAGATAGTTCTCTCAAAACTGAACGAAACAAAACAAGTCAACGTTTATTGATGAACTGCGTTCATCAATTCTCCATAGAAAGGAGGTGATCCAGCCGCACCTTCCGATACGGCTACCTTGTTACGACTTCACCCCAATCATCTGTCCCACCTTAGGCGGCTGGCTCCATAAAGGTTACCCCACCGACTTCGGGTGTTACAAACTCTCGTGGTGTGACGGGCGGTGTGTACAAGGCCCGGGAACGTATTCACCGCGGCATGCTGATCCGCGATTACTAGCGATTCCAGCTTCATGTAGGCGAGTTGCAGCCTACAATCCGAACTGAGAACGGTTTTATGAGATTAGCTCCACCTCGCGGCCTTGCAGCTCTTTGTACCGTCCATTGTAGCACGTGTGTAGCCCAGGTCATAAGGGGCATGATGATTTGACGTCATCCCCACCTTCCTCCGGTTTGTCACCGGCAGTCACCTTAGAGTGCCCAACTTAATGATGGCAACTAAGATCAAGGGTTGCGCTCGTTGCGGGACTTAACCCAACATCTCACGACACAAGCTGACGACAACCATGCACCACCTGTCACTCTGCTCCCGAAGGAGAAGCTCTATCTCTAGAGTTTTCAGAGGATGTCAAGACCTGGTAAGGTTCTTCGCGTTGCTGCGAATTAAACCACATGCTCCACCGCTTGTGCGGGCCCCCGTCAATTCCTTTGAGTTTCAGCCTTGCGGCCGTACTCCCCAGGCGGAGTGCTTAATGCGTTAACTTCAGCACTAAAGGGCGGAAACCCTCTAACACTTAGCACTCATCGTTTACGGCGTGGACTACCAGGGTATCTAATCCTGTTTGCTCCCCACGCTTTCGCGCCTCAGTGTCAGTTACAGACCAGAAAGTCGCCTTCGCCACTGGTGTTCCTCCATATCTCTACGCATTTCACCGCTACACATGGAATTCCACTTTCCTCTTCTGCACTCAAGTCTCCCAGTTTCCAATGACCCTCCACGGTTGAGCCGTGGGCTTTCACATCAGACTTAAGAAACCACCTGCGCGCGCTTTACGCCCAATAATTCCGGATAACGCTTGCCACCTACGTATTACCGCGGCTGCTGGCACGTAGTTAGCCGTGGCTTTCTGGTTAGGTACCGTCAAGGTGCCAGCTTATTCAACTAGCACTTGTTCTTCCCTAACAACAGAGTTTTACGACCCGAAAGCCTTCATCACTCACGCGGCGTTGCTCCGTCAGACTTTCGTCCATTGCGGAAGATTCCCTACTGCTGCCTCCCGTAGGAGTCTGGGCCGTGTCTCAGTCCCAGTGTGGAACCGATCACCCTCTCAGGTCGGCTACGCATCGTCGCCTTGGTGAGCCGTTACCTCACCAACTAGCTAATGCGACGCGGGTCCATCCATAAGTGACAGCCGAAGCCGCCTTTCAATTTTGAACTATGCAGTTCAAAATATTATCCGGTATTAGCCCCGGTTTCCCGGAGTTATCCCAGTCTTATGGGTAGGTTACCCACGTGTTACTCACCCGTCCGCCGCTAACTTCATAAGAGCAAGCTCTTAATCCATTCGCTCGACTTGCATGTATTAGGCACGCCGCCAGCGTTCATCCTGAGCCAGGATCAAACTCTCCAATAAAGTTAGTTTGTCTAGCATCTAAAAATAAAAATTGACGTTCACGTTGTTTGTTTCGTTCAGTTTTCAAAGAACTACTTCATCACTCAATTGCGACTTCCTTATGTTAACATCTTCGTTTTTCGATGTCAACTAAGTTTTTTAAATTTCTTTTTTGTCGTTTACTGCGTTTCCGCATCAGCGACGTTTATTAATATATCACGCAGTATATATAGGGTCAATACTTTTTCTAAAAAAATTTCACATCCCGTTAAAAAACTAAATTAACTATAGAAAAAAATTACTACTCCTCTTTTATAGACATGCTCCTTCCACCTAATCTCTTTCTGTATTTCATCTTAAAAGAAAGCACTACTGTTCTTTAATAAGTGATAAATTTAATCATCACCTTCGTTTTCATAAAATATTCTAAATTGTGTGTTATATTATTCCTATAGGAGTGTGGTGGGAATGGGTATTAAATATTCGAACAAAATTAATAAAATCCGAACCTTTGCATTGAGTTTAGTATTTATCGGCCTCTTCATTGCATACTTAGGTGTCTTTTTTCGCGAAAACATCATTATTATGACAACCTTTATGATGGTTGGTTTTTTAGCTGTCATCGCTAGCACTGTTGTTTACTTTTGGATTGGTATGTTATCTACAAAAACGATACAAATTATTTGTCCAAGCTGCGATAAACCAACAAAAATGCTCGGTCGTGTCGACGCATGTATGCATTGCAATCAACCTTTAACACTTGATCGAAATCTAGAAGGAAAAGAATTTGATGAGAAATATAATAAGAAGAGTTATAAATCATAGGTATATGGAGCTTACAAAACTAAAGAAGTTTCATCTCATTAAAAAGGTGATTTCTTAACTAAGAAATCACCTCTTGTATTTGTTCTTATTAAATTTGATTCTTCACTTAACATTTTAAATCCTCATGAGTCTAACACGATTCCCATATATAATAAAGAAAGAGGTCGACGTATAGCCGTCAGCCTCTTTCTTTATTATATATTACGCCTTATGACACTCTGGACAAACGCCATAAATTTCTAAGCGATGACTATTAATAACGAAGCCTGTCGTTTTTGCAGCTTCCTCTTCAAGCTGTTCCAATCCTCCATAAGGAAAATCAACAATCTTACCACATTTTTCGCAAATCACATGATAATGTTGACTTGTAACATAATCAAATCTACTTGAAGCATCCCCATAAGTTAATTCCTTTACAAGTCCAACTTCTTTAAACACACGTAAGTTATTATAGACAGTTGCAACACTCATATTTGGAAACTTACCTTCTAATGCTTTATAAATGTCATCCGCTGTTGGGTGCGTCATAGATTCCACAAGGTACTCTAAAATAGCATGACGCTGTGGAGTAATGCGTACACCCGTATTTTTCAGCATTTCTAGCGCTTCTTTTAATTCTTCTTTGACCACCGTCATGCACCCCGATTCTATACGGATTATTATTTTATAATTCTTATAAAGAGTGTACTCTTTTTCTTATAAATCGTCAATATTTCTACTATAAGTATGTGGTTTATTTTCGTATATAGCCTTATTCTTATGTATCTTCCCCCATTCCCTATACATTTACATAGAAAAAAGTGCGACATAATCGCACTTGGAATACTATCATCTGAGGAGGTATGCCCTACACTTTCACTTTATGTATCGCAAGAAAATATGTATAGACGCATGCCTTACATATGTATTTTTTCTCCTCATTAATATAGATTTATTTTATATAAGAAAGAACATCCTCAATATGCCCTTTCACTTTCACTTTACGCCACTCATTTACAAGCTCACCGTCTTTATTAATAAGGAATGTAGAACGCTCAATTCCCATGTACTCTTTTCCGAAGTTCTTTTTCAGCTTCCAAACATCGTACAATTCTGCTACTTTATGATCTTCGTCTACTAAAAGTACAAATGGAAGCTCATGCTTCTCAATGAATTTCATATGTCTATTTGCTGAATCTGGACTTACACCAAGTATAACCGTATCCTTCTCTTGAAATAATCCATATGCATCACGAAAATCACATGCTTCAGTTGTACATCCCGGAGTCATATCTTTCGGATAAAAATATAGGACTACATTTTTACCGCGAAAGTCAGCTAAGCGAATTTGTTCTCCGTTACTTCCTTCTAATGTAAATTCTGGTGCCATTTCTCCTACTGTAATCATAGTTATCACTCCTTCTCTTTTCTTTTACTATATCAAATGCGACCTTATTTTTCATTGTCTATTACAGATCTCATCACAAAGGCAAACGGTAATGTATATCCAATTAGCGCTTCTCCAATTGCAATCCATCTTCCGATTCCAATCGGAGCTATATCACCATATCCAACGGACAATAAAGTAACCGCGCTAAAATATAAACATATTTCAACAAGCTGAAAGGAATGAGCACTTAACCTATCCCCATCTTCTTTCAAAACTGCAAAACCCATTTCCTCTAGCACAACATAACTTAATCCAAACGCAATCAGTACCGTTGTATAAATCAAAAACAACGTAGCTAAATTGTACAGCGAAAAGAAACGATTGGAATTTGAATATGAACTCCATAATAATTGGACACTTCTCAAAATAGCGATTGCTGCAATTAATAGAATAAATCCCCATAACATGTCCTCCACCTCGTTTTATATGTATGAGGACTGTAGCTGATTTATCCCTTAGAAACGAACAAGCTTCTATAATTAATTTCCTGCACCACGATATCGTTTAACCCCTTGATTCCAGAGGGTAATTGCAATAGTAAAACAGATAACACCAACAATTGGAGTTGCGAAAGCATAGCTATTCCACTCTGTTTTTCTTAAAAAGTATGCTGCTGGATATACCCCAACAAATGCAAACGGTAAAACAAACGTTAAAACAAAGCGAATAACACGGTTATAAATATCAACAGGGTAGCGTCCATAATTCCCTATGTTATACATAAGCGGCATAATGGAACTTTTCGCATCCGACCAAAAGCCAAAACTTGCAAGCGTAACAAATATCCCGCCGTATACAAGTGCCCCTCCCCCTACCATGAGTAGGAATAAGAAGAAATCATACCAGTAAAAAGATAATTGCAGCTCCATTGCTGCATAACCCATCACAATAATCCCCGTAATAGCTCCAATTAAAGATTCAAGTTCCATTCTTTCTAATATAATTTGAAATAAACTATGAATCGGTCTCGTTAATATACGGTCCATTTCTCCTTTAATAATGTAACGATCATTAAAGTCCCATATATTAAAGAAAGCTGAAAAAATGGCAAACGGTACTAAAAAGAACCCATAAATAAAGATCACTTCTTCTCGGCTCCACCCTTTTAGTGCTTGGGTATGCCCAAACACAACGAGAATGAAGATTAAATTAACAGCTTGTAGTGATAAATCTGAAAGTAATCCGACGATAAAATCGCCACGATACTCCAATTTTGTTTTTATATATTGACTTGCATATTGCAAAAATAATTTTATATATATCATCTCGTCATCCCCCTTGTACGATTAGACGTTTTCTCGCCGTTTTCCACATCAGTACAATTGGAATAATAAGTATAATTGCCCAAATCACTTGAAATAACAAAGCTTCATATAACTTACTTCCTTGTATACCTTCAGAGAAAATCATACTCGGAATATAACTAATTGCTTGAAACGGTAAAAACACCATTGCTTTTTGGGCCCATAATGGATAAAAACTAATCGGTAATAATAAACCAGAAAATAAATCAATCACAACACGTTTTGCATACATAATTCCACTATTATTAAATAAGAAGAATGTAAGCATTCCCGTCATTAAATTTATTTGTGTATTAATGATAAAGCTAAATATTAACGATAAGAAGAAATATAACCACGTTTGAAAATTCGTTGTAATTTGTAATGAAAATAACAATGTAACGATGATCATACCTGGGATTGAAAAGAATGCAAAACGAAATATCCCTTCACCAAGACCTTGCATAACTTTCATTCCTAAATAATTATATGGACGAATTAGTTCTACCGCCACACGTCCTTCTTGAATCTCCATCGCAATTTCTCTATCTATATTATTGAAATAGAAAGCACGTGCCATCCATGCGATCGCAATATACGTAGTCATTTGCGAAATAGATAAACTTTCAATATTCTCTTTCCCGCTATAAATCGCTTGCCATAAAAAATAATACGCACCGATATTAATTGTATAAATTAATATCCCGCTGTAATAATTTGTACGATAAGCAAGCATCATTAAAAAACGAATGCGAATCATTTCAATATACTTACCCATGCTTAATACCTTCTTCATAAATGTTACGAATAATTTCCTCTGTAGACACTTCGTTAATTTTTAAATCTTTAATTTGAAAAGCTTGTACTACTTTAGAAATAAGCATTGAAATAATAATTTCTTCATTCGGGATTTTTGCAACCCACGCATTTTCCTCTTTCGCTTTTGACCAAACGACTTGACTATCTGGCATAACCATCGATAACATCTGATAAGAAACTGGAGCGACAAATTGAAAATGGATTTCCTTCTCTGCTCCCCACTGTGTGCGAAGGTTATTTAACGAACCGTCATACATAATATTTCCTTCATCCAGCATGATAACGCGCTCACATAAAGCTTCAATGTCAGTAATATCATGTGTTGTTAATAAAATTGTTGTTTTATAACGTTCATTCATCTCTTTTAAGAATTCACGTATTTTCAATTTCACAAGAACATCTAGCCCAATTGTTGGCTCATCTAAAAATAATAACGGTGGATTATGAATTAATGCTGCCGCTAATTCACAGCGCATTCTTTGGCCAAGAGATAACTTTCGGACCGGCTTATCTAATAAAGGACCAATATCTAACGTTTCGATTACGTGCTCCATATGTTCCTTATACTGAGCGTCTGAAACACCGTACACTTTCTTCAATAAACGAAATGATTCTTGTACCGCAATATCCCACCAAAGCTGAGAGCGCTGACCAAAAACAACACCAATTGTTCTCACAAATTCTTCTCTTTGTTTATGTGGATTCATTCCGTTCACCGTGATTTGCCCTGAAGTCGGAGTCAAAATCCCTGTAAGCATTTTAATCGTCGTTGATTTACCAGCACCATTCTCACCAATATAACCAACCATTTCACCTTGCTTCACAGTAAAAGACACATCATTTACTGCTGGTACTATTTTATAATTACGATTTAATAAATCGCGAAATGCACCCTTTAATCCCGGACGACTTGAATAGGCTGTAAACTCTTTACGTAACCCTTGTACCTCAATTACCGATTTCATAATCGGACCCCCTTCCTAAATGTCACAACGAATAGTTTACCCAACTGCTCCTTCTATCACAAACAATACGTCTTTTCTAAAAACATGTTAGAATAATACATAGATTTTTGTAAGGAGATGAATTGTAGTGAATTTCACGAAATCAGAAGCATTACATAAAGAAGCTTTAGAACATATCGTTGGTGGTGTTAATAGTCCTTCTCGTTCTTTCAAAGCAGTTGGAGGCGGTTCTCCCGTTGCAATGGAACGTGGAAAAGGTGCTTATTTCTGGGATGTAGATGGAAATAAATATATCGATTATTTAGCAGCATACGGTCCTATTATTACTGGACATGCTCACCCGCATATAACAAAAGCAATTACAACAGCTGCTGAAAATGGTGTACTATACGGAACGCCAACAGCACTAGAAGTAAAATTTGCAAAAATGTTAAAAGAAGCAATGCCTGCATTAGATAAAGTCCGCTTCGTAAACTCTGGTACAGAATCCGTTATGACAACCATTCGTGTTGCCCGCGCTTACACTGGTCGCACAAAAATTATGAAATTCGCTGGTTGTTACCACGGTCATTCCGATTTAGTACTTGTAGCAGCTGGTTCTGGTCCTTCTACTCTTGGAACTCCTGATTCAGCTGGTGTGCCACAAAGTATTGCACAAGAAGTTATTACCGTTCCCTTTAATAATGTAGAAACCTTAAAAGAAGCGTTAGATAAATGGGGACATGAAGTAGCAGCTATCCTTGTAGAGCCAATCGTTGGAAACTTCGGTATTGTAGAGCCTAAACCAGGATTCCTTGAAAAAGTAAACGAACTTGTTCACGAAGCTGGCGCATTAGTAATTTATGATGAAGTTATTACT
It encodes:
- a CDS encoding ABC transporter ATP-binding protein, yielding MKSVIEVQGLRKEFTAYSSRPGLKGAFRDLLNRNYKIVPAVNDVSFTVKQGEMVGYIGENGAGKSTTIKMLTGILTPTSGQITVNGMNPHKQREEFVRTIGVVFGQRSQLWWDIAVQESFRLLKKVYGVSDAQYKEHMEHVIETLDIGPLLDKPVRKLSLGQRMRCELAAALIHNPPLLFLDEPTIGLDVLVKLKIREFLKEMNERYKTTILLTTHDITDIEALCERVIMLDEGNIMYDGSLNNLRTQWGAEKEIHFQFVAPVSYQMLSMVMPDSQVVWSKAKEENAWVAKIPNEEIIISMLISKVVQAFQIKDLKINEVSTEEIIRNIYEEGIKHG
- a CDS encoding potassium channel family protein — protein: MLWGFILLIAAIAILRSVQLLWSSYSNSNRFFSLYNLATLFLIYTTVLIAFGLSYVVLEEMGFAVLKEDGDRLSAHSFQLVEICLYFSAVTLLSVGYGDIAPIGIGRWIAIGEALIGYTLPFAFVMRSVIDNEK
- a CDS encoding ABC transporter permease, whose translation is MGKYIEMIRIRFLMMLAYRTNYYSGILIYTINIGAYYFLWQAIYSGKENIESLSISQMTTYIAIAWMARAFYFNNIDREIAMEIQEGRVAVELIRPYNYLGMKVMQGLGEGIFRFAFFSIPGMIIVTLLFSLQITTNFQTWLYFFLSLIFSFIINTQINLMTGMLTFFLFNNSGIMYAKRVVIDLFSGLLLPISFYPLWAQKAMVFLPFQAISYIPSMIFSEGIQGSKLYEALLFQVIWAIILIIPIVLMWKTARKRLIVQGG
- the perR gene encoding peroxide-responsive transcriptional repressor PerR, with the translated sequence MVKEELKEALEMLKNTGVRITPQRHAILEYLVESMTHPTADDIYKALEGKFPNMSVATVYNNLRVFKEVGLVKELTYGDASSRFDYVTSQHYHVICEKCGKIVDFPYGGLEQLEEEAAKTTGFVINSHRLEIYGVCPECHKA
- a CDS encoding YgzB family protein, producing the protein MGIKYSNKINKIRTFALSLVFIGLFIAYLGVFFRENIIIMTTFMMVGFLAVIASTVVYFWIGMLSTKTIQIICPSCDKPTKMLGRVDACMHCNQPLTLDRNLEGKEFDEKYNKKSYKS
- the bcp gene encoding thioredoxin-dependent thiol peroxidase, which codes for MITVGEMAPEFTLEGSNGEQIRLADFRGKNVVLYFYPKDMTPGCTTEACDFRDAYGLFQEKDTVILGVSPDSANRHMKFIEKHELPFVLLVDEDHKVAELYDVWKLKKNFGKEYMGIERSTFLINKDGELVNEWRKVKVKGHIEDVLSYIK
- a CDS encoding ABC transporter permease gives rise to the protein MIYIKLFLQYASQYIKTKLEYRGDFIVGLLSDLSLQAVNLIFILVVFGHTQALKGWSREEVIFIYGFFLVPFAIFSAFFNIWDFNDRYIIKGEMDRILTRPIHSLFQIILERMELESLIGAITGIIVMGYAAMELQLSFYWYDFFLFLLMVGGGALVYGGIFVTLASFGFWSDAKSSIMPLMYNIGNYGRYPVDIYNRVIRFVLTFVLPFAFVGVYPAAYFLRKTEWNSYAFATPIVGVICFTIAITLWNQGVKRYRGAGN
- the hemL gene encoding glutamate-1-semialdehyde-2,1-aminomutase, whose protein sequence is MNFTKSEALHKEALEHIVGGVNSPSRSFKAVGGGSPVAMERGKGAYFWDVDGNKYIDYLAAYGPIITGHAHPHITKAITTAAENGVLYGTPTALEVKFAKMLKEAMPALDKVRFVNSGTESVMTTIRVARAYTGRTKIMKFAGCYHGHSDLVLVAAGSGPSTLGTPDSAGVPQSIAQEVITVPFNNVETLKEALDKWGHEVAAILVEPIVGNFGIVEPKPGFLEKVNELVHEAGALVIYDEVITAFRFMYGGAQDLLGVTPDLTALGKVIGGGLPIGAYGGKKEIMEQVAPLGPAYQAGTMAGNPASMASGIACLEVLQQKGVYEKLDELGAMLEKGILEQATKHNIDITVNRLKGALTVYFTTNTIEDYDAAKNTDGEMFGRFFKLMLQEGINLAPSKYEAWFLTTEHTKEDIEYTIEAVGRAFAALADNK